The sequence below is a genomic window from Gadus morhua chromosome 12, gadMor3.0, whole genome shotgun sequence.
CTACTGAGTATTCAGTTCATGGACAATATGACAAAGTCATATTGTCAATAGTATTGTCCTAGTGAGGACAATACTATTGTCAAACTATACACATATGTCAAACTATGACATATGTGTCCCAGTGAGTAGTCATTCGATTCAAACTTTGCCAAAGTTGTCCTAGTTAGTATTCAGCTCCTTCAAACTGTGACAAAGTTGTCCGAATGAGTTTTGCCTTGTGTTCGCAAAGCGTACATCAAGGGGGGCTGGATCCTTCGGAAGGCCTGGAAGATGTACAACAAGTGCCACAGTGACATCGGCCAGCTGCAGGAGGCCTGCCAGAGGAGGTCCTCTCTGTCGGACAACGCCAACCACAACTCGGCGGTGACCTGCGTCACGGCCGAGGCCCTGGACCGCCTCAAAGGCTCGGTGAGCTTCGGCTACGGCCTCTTCCACCTGTGCATCTCGATGGTGCCGCCGCACCTTCTCAAGATCATCAACCTGCTGGGTTTCCCCGGCGACCGCCTCCAgggcctctcctccctcctgtacGCCAGCGAGAGCAAGGACATGAAGGCCCCGCTGGCCACGTGAGTAGACCGCTTGTCCGCAGTTATGCTGTTAggatgagaagaagaagatgttAGGATAACGAAAAAACTTGGGCGGAACAGATGAAGTATTTTTACTTCTAGTTCTAAGTGGtgtatatacatttatgtaGACAAAGTCACTCCAATGTCTAGCATTAGGCTATTTTTATTCTACAAGTATTGGTTATACAATTGGCCGTTGGGTGTGTTATGTTTGTAAGGTCAGAGCAAACAAGAGTCATATTGTTGGAGGAGGACCTTTCATTAGTGTTGGTCTGCTGGCATGTCCATCATAATAAAATGTAGGCCCACATTTTGATTTCTGGAACACATTGAAAGAGAGATTAGGAGGCTAAAGGTTTGTAACTTTTAACAGCTTTTCAGAGATATGTAGACCTGTAGTTGGCCATTTATTAATGAGTGATTTAATCGACACTGCTCTTGCATGAAATTCTTCTCAGGCTGGCCCTCTTGTGGTACCACACGGTAGTGCTACCTTTTTTTGCTCTAGACGGCTCAGACACCACCGCAGGTCTGCTAGAGGCCAAAGCCATTCTGCAGAGGAAGTCTTTGGTCTACCCCAACTCCTCCCTCTTCATGTTCTTTAAAGGACGAGTCCAGAGGCTAGAGGTGTGTAATGTGCTGACAATTCAGCCTTTTATCACCTTGTCATACCTTACTCATCAAGTAATATTCCTACATATTTGCCTCTTTAACTAGTAGCATATGCcaataaaaaaagtaattagaaTCTACTTGATTTATTTCTAGCATGCAGTTCTAATGCAGTTCATCTGTTCACTATTTCACATTGAATTATCATCTGCTAATATTTCCATTGAATGTTTCTTCTGCGTGATCTAATCTAGTCATCCttacctgttgtgtgtgtgtgtgtgtgtgctctgtcaGGCACATTCATggctcatttgtgtgtgtgtgtgctctctttctctctctcctttgacCCCAGTGCCATATCAACAGTGCTTTGGTATCTTTCCATGATGCTTTAGAGCTTGCATCAGACCAAAGAGAGATCCAACATGTGTGTCTCTATGAGATTGGTATGTTTTTTCCTCACAAGGTTAGCCGCTATATTAGCCTTTGGTCAACTGCCCCAAGCATAGCACtgaaaaacgtgtgtgtgtgcgtgtgtgtgtgcgtgcatgcatccgtgtgtatgtgtgtgtgtatgtctgtatgtgtgttccaGGTTGGTGCAGTATGATAGAGTTGAACTTCGAAGATGCGCACAGGTCATTCGAGAGGCTGAAAAATGAGTCCCGCTGGTCTCAGTGTTACTATGCCTACTTGACTGGAGGTGAGACACTTACACACCGtcttatatacagtatatatatctaCAGACTAGAGTTATTAAACTTGCGTTATGCCTGACCATGAGAAGGTGAATACATCTTAGTCTTAAGCCCAAAGCAAACCGTCAAACATCCTGCTTCGTGACTCCGAGAGTGTCCACGGCACTTTTACCGGTCGACCTACAGTACGGAAAGACGTGCGGTCTCTTGTTTCGTTTCTGGCAGCCAGACAACTGCATTTTCAGTCGGTTGCAACACACCCTCCGCTTGTCAGCATCATATTTTAAAGGATATATTACCTTTTTCAACATATTTTCATTGGATCAGACTTCAGTCTTGCTTTTCCATTCCAAGATTTGCACATTGGTTCACGTCCATTCTGGGTGGGAGATGCTCTGCGGCCCTCTTGTGCACACGTTAACGTGGAAGTATAAATCCAGGCAGCACTGCAGAGATCTGTGTGGTGTCTCTGAGTCCTGAGACGCCACACGCCTGGTCTTCTTTGGGTCCTCAGAAGTGAGAATTCTGCTTGCCTTGTTGTCGTTCAGTGTGCCAGGGTGCTTCAGGTGACCTAGAGGGAGCCAGCGGGGTTTTCCAAGACGTGCAGAAACTGTTCAAAAGGAAGAATAATCAGATTGAGCAGTTTGCCCTGAAACGGGTGAGGACCACATGTGTTTTCCTCCAGAGAGATGTACAATTTCTGTGTTGTTATTCATTTTGTCGTCAGCGCAGCGTATTAGACTCACCGTGTGTTTTATGTGAGCAGGCTGAGAGACTGAGGAAGACCCCGCCAAGCAGAGATCTCTGCTTCCTGGGTGTCATCGAAGTTCTCTACCTGTGGAAAGCACTTCAAAACTGTTCCTCCTCCAAACTACAGATAATGAACCAAGGTTAGATTCCATGACCTTGTTGTTCCTATTTCCATCGTTAATATATTTCCGTAATAATATTGTTATATTTTCAACCTAGTGCATTGTGCTATAGTCTTATGGTCGAATTCTACATGTACAGTTGACAGTATTATTATTCATCTCATCTGCCCAGTGTTACAGGGTCTGGACGACGTACCTTGCAGAGGTTTAAAACACCTCCTTCTCGGCTCCATTCACAAATGCCATGGCAACACTAAAGATGCTATTCAGGTAAGACTCTTTAGATAGCACTTTGTAAGGGATTAACCACGGCGAGGTATCACATTGTTGGACAAAATGCACGCCTGGGTTGCT
It includes:
- the LOC115555469 gene encoding tetratricopeptide repeat protein 39C isoform X1, yielding MAGQEEQPPRQQKQSEEKAEKDIDDAELALTGINMLLNNGFKESDDLFKRYRTQSPLMSFGASFVSFLNAMMTFEEEKMQMACDDLRTTERLCESDSAGVIETLRNKIKKSVSMDAQRSGVAVVDRLQRQIIVADCQVYLAVLSFVKQELSAYIKGGWILRKAWKMYNKCHSDIGQLQEACQRRSSLSDNANHNSAVTCVTAEALDRLKGSVSFGYGLFHLCISMVPPHLLKIINLLGFPGDRLQGLSSLLYASESKDMKAPLATLALLWYHTVVLPFFALDGSDTTAGLLEAKAILQRKSLVYPNSSLFMFFKGRVQRLECHINSALVSFHDALELASDQREIQHVCLYEIGWCSMIELNFEDAHRSFERLKNESRWSQCYYAYLTGVCQGASGDLEGASGVFQDVQKLFKRKNNQIEQFALKRAERLRKTPPSRDLCFLGVIEVLYLWKALQNCSSSKLQIMNQVLQGLDDVPCRGLKHLLLGSIHKCHGNTKDAIQEFQLAARDEYGHQINSYVQPYAVYELGCVLLTKPETVGKGRSLLLQAKEDFSGYDFENRLHVRIHSALASLKELVPQ
- the LOC115555469 gene encoding tetratricopeptide repeat protein 39C isoform X2 yields the protein MAGQEEQPPRQQKQSEEKAEKDIDDAELALTGINMLLNNGFKESDDLFKRYRTQSPLMSFGASFVSFLNAMMTFEEEKMQMACDDLRTTERLCESDSAGVIETLRNKIKKSMDAQRSGVAVVDRLQRQIIVADCQVYLAVLSFVKQELSAYIKGGWILRKAWKMYNKCHSDIGQLQEACQRRSSLSDNANHNSAVTCVTAEALDRLKGSVSFGYGLFHLCISMVPPHLLKIINLLGFPGDRLQGLSSLLYASESKDMKAPLATLALLWYHTVVLPFFALDGSDTTAGLLEAKAILQRKSLVYPNSSLFMFFKGRVQRLECHINSALVSFHDALELASDQREIQHVCLYEIGWCSMIELNFEDAHRSFERLKNESRWSQCYYAYLTGVCQGASGDLEGASGVFQDVQKLFKRKNNQIEQFALKRAERLRKTPPSRDLCFLGVIEVLYLWKALQNCSSSKLQIMNQVLQGLDDVPCRGLKHLLLGSIHKCHGNTKDAIQEFQLAARDEYGHQINSYVQPYAVYELGCVLLTKPETVGKGRSLLLQAKEDFSGYDFENRLHVRIHSALASLKELVPQ